In [Leptolyngbya] sp. PCC 7376, a genomic segment contains:
- the fabZ gene encoding 3-hydroxyacyl-ACP dehydratase FabZ codes for MTTENTGTLSQPIPVEEIQKLLPHRYPFSLVDRILEYVPGEKAVGLKNITFNEPHFQGHIPNHPIMPGVLMVEAMAQVGGFILTQMPGMDNTFFGFAGIDGVRFRRPVVPGDQLIMTVELITVKAQRIAKMKGKGTVDGKLAVSGEMLFSRLDFE; via the coding sequence ATGACCACAGAAAATACCGGAACTTTATCCCAGCCCATTCCCGTCGAAGAAATTCAGAAGCTATTACCGCACCGCTATCCTTTTTCCCTTGTAGATCGCATCCTGGAGTATGTTCCTGGTGAAAAGGCAGTTGGTCTCAAAAATATCACGTTTAATGAGCCTCATTTCCAAGGCCATATCCCTAATCACCCGATTATGCCTGGTGTATTGATGGTGGAAGCGATGGCCCAGGTTGGCGGATTTATTTTGACTCAAATGCCTGGTATGGACAATACTTTTTTTGGTTTTGCAGGGATTGATGGTGTGCGGTTTCGTCGCCCTGTAGTGCCGGGTGATCAACTCATTATGACCGTTGAACTGATTACAGTGAAAGCCCAACGTATCGCCAAAATGAAGGGTAAAGGCACGGTGGATGGCAAGCTTGCTGTGTCCGGCGAAATGCTC